A region of Schistosoma mansoni strain Puerto Rico chromosome 1, complete genome DNA encodes the following proteins:
- a CDS encoding putative rho GTPase produces MASVIRKKLVVVGDGACGKTCLLTVFCKGEFPSLYVPTIFESFVSEMQINNKRVELNLWDTAGQEDYDRLRPLSYPDTNVVVLCFSVDNPDSLDNISTKWMPEIRNFLPNIPVILVANKKDLRNDQTTKRELQRMKQKPVTESEGRSVAKNIGAQAYIECSAKQKEGVNDVFETAARIATDFKTKKRTCTIT; encoded by the exons ATGGCATCGGTCATTCGAAAAAAACTTGTTGTTGTCGGAGATGGTGCGTGCGGAAAAACGTGTCTTCTAACCGTTTTTTGCAAAGGAGAATTCCCTAGTTTATATGTTCCGACGATTTTCGAAAGTTTTGTTTCAGAGATGCAGATTAATAATAAGCGT GTTGAACTTAATTTGTGGGATACAGCCGGGCAAGAAGATTATGACCGATTACGTCCACTTTCTTATCCTGACACAAATGTCGTCGTGCTTTGTTTCAGTGTAGACAATCCTGACAGTTTGGACAATATCAGCACGAAGTGGATGCCTGAA ATCAGGAATTTTTTGCCAAATATCCCTGTAATACTTGTTGCAAACAAAAAAGATTTAAGAAATGATCAAACAACAAAAAGAGAACTTCAAAGGATGAAACAAAAACCTGTGACAGAATCCGAGGGAAGGAGCGTGGCGAAAAATATAGGTGCACAGGCATATATTGAATGTTCAG CTAAGCAAAAAGAAGGCGTCAATGATGTATTTGAAACTGCTGCTAGAATAGCTACagatttcaaaacaaaaaaacgcACGTGCACAATTACATGA